Proteins found in one Cellulomonas palmilytica genomic segment:
- a CDS encoding phosphatase PAP2 family protein — protein MSEETTSASQEAPARGRRTRREVLREVVLVVGLYVAYSATRLAASGSWDVAKAHARGILDVERWMRIDVELALNTFTSQHQWFEIATSYWYQSMHYLVTPTVLIVLFFRRPLLYRPARTALMGATFLALFGYFFFPTAPPRLLGEYVDTVSETSRWGWWPSAAEQAASGASSVTNQVAAMPSMHVGWAVWVSLVLCVLVRPLWAKIAVWGYAVTTTLVVMLTGNHWILDAVAGAALVLGCWWFAGHRHGLWAPRAQVEAELDELVGTAPAGRPAVAAAGEEGLALAGATEPAPPATGRDDADEGTRP, from the coding sequence GTGAGCGAAGAGACGACGAGCGCGAGTCAGGAGGCTCCGGCGCGGGGCAGGCGCACCCGCCGGGAGGTCCTCCGCGAGGTCGTGCTCGTCGTCGGGCTCTACGTCGCGTACTCGGCCACGCGCCTCGCGGCCAGCGGGTCGTGGGACGTCGCCAAGGCGCACGCGCGCGGGATCCTCGACGTGGAGCGCTGGATGCGCATCGACGTCGAGCTCGCGCTCAACACGTTCACGTCGCAGCACCAGTGGTTCGAGATCGCGACGTCGTACTGGTACCAGTCGATGCACTACCTCGTGACGCCCACGGTGCTGATCGTGCTGTTCTTCCGCCGGCCGTTGCTGTACCGCCCCGCGCGCACCGCGCTCATGGGCGCGACCTTCCTCGCGCTGTTCGGCTACTTCTTCTTCCCGACGGCGCCGCCGCGCCTGCTCGGCGAGTACGTCGACACGGTCTCCGAGACGTCCCGGTGGGGCTGGTGGCCGTCGGCCGCCGAGCAGGCTGCCAGCGGGGCGAGCTCCGTCACCAACCAGGTCGCGGCCATGCCGTCCATGCACGTCGGCTGGGCCGTGTGGGTGAGCCTCGTGCTGTGCGTCCTCGTGCGACCGCTGTGGGCGAAGATCGCGGTCTGGGGCTACGCGGTGACCACGACGCTCGTCGTGATGCTCACCGGCAACCACTGGATCCTCGACGCGGTGGCGGGAGCGGCGCTCGTCCTCGGGTGCTGGTGGTTCGCCGGTCACCGCCACGGCCTGTGGGCGCCGCGCGCGCAGGTCGAGGCCGAGCTCGACGAGCTCGTCGGCACCGCCCCGGCCGGGCGACCCGCGGTCGCCGCCGCGGGCGAGGAGGGCCTCGCCCTCGCGGGCGCGACGGAGCCCGCACCCCCGGCCACGGGCCGGGACGACGCCGACGAGGGCACCCGCCCCTGA
- a CDS encoding LacI family DNA-binding transcriptional regulator, translated as MGRVTLQTIADKVGVSRMTVSNAFSRPDQLSAELRTRVLAAAEELGYVGPDPAARILARGSSGTVGVLFTQSPANAFRDPIAAEFFASVAEALAPTGLALALLPAKGADLRDAARDVPMDAALVYACVTDTTAFERLERRSLPLVFVDQAPTVERASSVLLDDRPGARAAAQHVLDLGHRRIALLTTAWGEEPGVAPDPATAGVGLVSRERVEGWMSALGPAGADVVAVHMKDNLEADALEAARTALTLPHRPTAVLCFSDLVASAVVRVAHELGLSVPGDVSVVGYDDSALSRTVTPQLTTVRQDLVAKGRATARAIEHAIAASRPGAAPGAPEHVVMPTELVVRASTGPAPAA; from the coding sequence GTGGGACGCGTCACGCTGCAGACGATCGCCGACAAGGTCGGCGTGAGCCGCATGACGGTGTCGAACGCGTTCTCCCGCCCGGACCAGCTCTCCGCGGAGCTGCGCACCAGGGTGCTCGCGGCCGCCGAGGAGCTCGGCTACGTCGGGCCCGACCCGGCCGCCAGGATCCTCGCGCGCGGGTCGTCCGGGACGGTGGGGGTGCTGTTCACGCAGTCCCCCGCGAACGCGTTCCGGGACCCGATCGCCGCCGAGTTCTTCGCGTCCGTGGCCGAGGCCCTCGCGCCCACCGGCCTCGCGCTCGCGCTCCTGCCCGCGAAGGGCGCCGACCTGCGGGACGCGGCCCGCGACGTACCGATGGACGCCGCGCTCGTCTACGCGTGCGTCACCGACACGACCGCGTTCGAGCGGCTCGAGCGCCGGTCGCTGCCGCTCGTCTTCGTCGACCAGGCACCCACGGTCGAGCGCGCGTCGAGCGTCCTGCTCGACGACCGCCCGGGCGCGCGCGCCGCCGCGCAGCACGTCCTCGACCTGGGCCATCGCCGCATCGCGCTCCTGACGACGGCCTGGGGCGAGGAGCCCGGGGTCGCACCCGACCCCGCCACCGCCGGCGTCGGGCTCGTGTCGCGCGAGCGCGTCGAGGGCTGGATGAGCGCGCTGGGCCCCGCGGGCGCCGACGTCGTGGCCGTGCACATGAAGGACAACCTCGAGGCCGACGCCCTCGAGGCGGCGCGCACCGCGCTCACGCTCCCCCACCGCCCGACGGCGGTGCTGTGCTTCTCGGACCTCGTGGCGTCGGCGGTCGTGCGCGTCGCGCACGAGCTCGGGCTCTCGGTGCCCGGTGACGTGTCGGTCGTCGGGTACGACGACAGCGCCCTGAGCCGCACCGTCACACCGCAGCTCACCACCGTGCGGCAGGACCTCGTGGCCAAGGGCCGTGCGACGGCCCGCGCGATCGAGCACGCCATCGCGGCGTCCCGGCCGGGCGCCGCCCCGGGTGCGCCCGAGCACGTGGTGATGCCGACCGAGCTCGTCGTGCGCGCCTCGACCGGCCCTGCCCCCGCGGCCTGA
- a CDS encoding MarR family winged helix-turn-helix transcriptional regulator has product MPRPATAEHYWYGDDASAAQLLEAVRAFRRADVSMRRRTAAGMAMNETDMRALQVVIARELAGRCTSPHHLATALEISTASTTKLLDRLTASGHLVREAHPTDRRGVVVRATPHAHDEVHERLAGMHARMAEVADAVPRAARPAVVAFLRGVAAVLDDESGIAPLSTTPGEAGRGV; this is encoded by the coding sequence ATGCCCCGTCCCGCAACCGCAGAGCACTACTGGTACGGCGACGACGCCTCGGCCGCCCAGCTGCTCGAGGCGGTGCGTGCGTTCCGTCGCGCCGACGTGTCGATGCGCCGGCGCACGGCCGCGGGCATGGCGATGAACGAGACCGACATGCGCGCGCTGCAGGTCGTCATCGCGCGCGAGCTCGCCGGCCGCTGCACGAGCCCGCACCACCTCGCGACCGCGCTCGAGATCTCGACCGCCTCGACGACCAAGCTCCTCGACCGGCTCACGGCCTCCGGTCACCTGGTGCGCGAGGCGCACCCGACCGACCGGCGCGGCGTCGTCGTCCGCGCCACGCCGCACGCGCACGACGAGGTGCACGAGCGGCTCGCGGGCATGCACGCGCGCATGGCCGAGGTCGCCGACGCGGTCCCGCGCGCCGCGCGTCCCGCCGTCGTGGCCTTCCTGCGGGGCGTCGCCGCGGTCCTCGACGACGAGAGCGGGATCGCACCGCTCAGCACCACGCCCGGTGAGGCCGGGCGCGGGGTCTGA